The following are from one region of the Canis lupus familiaris isolate Mischka breed German Shepherd chromosome 30, alternate assembly UU_Cfam_GSD_1.0, whole genome shotgun sequence genome:
- the SPPL2A gene encoding signal peptide peptidase-like 2A isoform X6 yields MIIQTAAQEAILHASGNGKLLPSKDYCMLYNPQWTSLPNTLENATSVSLMNLTTTPLCNLSDIPPDGIKSKAVVVKWGTCHILEKARIAQTGGAEALLVANNSVLFPPSGNKSEFHDVKILIAFISRKDFIDMKQTLGDNITVKMYSPSWPNFDYTMVVIFVIAVFTVALGGYWSGLIELESMKAVTNTEDRETRRKKDEYLTFSPLTVVIFVVVCCVMMVLLYFFYKWLVYVMIAIFCIASAMSLYNCLAALIRKIPCGQCTFMFRGKSIEVRLILLSGLCIAVAVVWAVFRNEDRWAWILQDILGIAFCLNLIKTLKLPNFKSCVILLGLLLLYDVFFVFITPFITKNGESIMVELAAGPFGNNEKNDGNLVEATAQPSAPHEKLPVVIRVPKLAYFSVMSVCLMPVSILGFGDIIVPGLLVAYCRRFDVQTGSSSIYYVSSTIAYAVGMILTFVVLVLMKKGQPALLYLVPCTLVTASIVAWRRKEMKKFWKGSGYQVMDHLDYATNEENPVTAGEQIVQQ; encoded by the exons ACAGCTGCTCAGGAAGCAATCCTGCATGCGTCTGGAAATGGCAAACTTTTACCATCTAAGGACTACTGCATGCTATATAACCCTCAGTGGACATCTCTTCCGAATACTCTAGAAAATGCA ACTTCTGTCAGTTTGATGAATCTGACTACCACACCACTATGCAACCTTTCTGATATTCCGCCTGATGGAATAAAGAGCAAAGCTGTTGTGGTAAAGTGGGGAACCTGCCATATTCTTGAAAAAGCCAGAATTGCACAAACAGGAGGTGCTGAAGCATTGTTGGTTGCCAATAACAGTGTCCta tttccacCCTCAGGGAACAAATCTGAATTTCATGATGTGAAAATACTGATTGCATTTATAAGCCGTAAAGACTTCATAGATATGAAGCAG acTCTTGGAGATAACATTACTGTGAAAATGTATTCTCCATCATGGCCTAACTTTGACTATACTATGGTGGTTATTTTTGTAATTGCTGTGTTCACTGTGGCATTAGGAGGATACTGGAGTGGACTAATTGAATT GGAGAGCATGAAGGCAGTGACAAACACTGAAGATAGAGAAACGAGGAGAAAGAAGGACGAATATTTAACTTTTAGTCCTCTAACAGTTGTAATATTTGTGGTTGTCTGCTGTGTTATGATGGTCTTACTTTATTTCTTCTACAAATGGTTGG tttatgtTATGATAGCAATTTTCTGCATAGCATCAGCAATGAGTCTGTACAACTGTCTTGCTGCACTAATTCGTAAGATACCATGTGGACAATGCAC GTTTATGTTTCGTGGCAAAAGCATTGAAGTGAGACTTATTTTGCTCTCTGGACTATGCATAGCAGTAGCTGTTGTTTGGGCCGTATTTAGAAATGAAGATAG GTGGGCTTGGATTTTGCAGGATATCTTGGGGATTGCTTTCTGTCTGAATTTAATTAAAACACTGAAGTTACCCAACTTCAAG tCATGTGTGATACTTCTAGGCCTTCTCCTCCTCTAtgatgtgttttttgttttcataacacCATTCATCACAAAG AATGGCGAGAGTATCATGGTTGAACTTGCAGCTGGACCTTTTGGAAATAATGAAAAG AATGATGGAAACTTGGTGGAAGCCACTGCTCAACCCTCAGCTCCCCATGAGAAA TTGCCAGTAGTCATCAGGGTGCCAAAGCTGGCCTATTTCTCAGTAATGAGTGTGTGCCTCATGCCAGTTTCAATACTGGGTTTTGGGGATATTATTGTACCAG gtctGTTGGTTGCATACTGTAGAAGATTTGATGTTCAGACTGGTTCTTCTTCTATATACTATGTTTCCTCCACAATtg CCTATGCTGTTGGCATGATACTTACATTTGTTGTTCTGGTGCTGATGAAAAAGGGGCAGCCTGCTCTCCTCTATTTAGTTCCTTGCACACTTGTTACTGCCTCAATTGTTGCTTGGAGAcgtaaggaaatgaaaaagttctggaaaggTAGTGGCTATCAG
- the SPPL2A gene encoding signal peptide peptidase-like 2A isoform X7 codes for MLYNPQWTSLPNTLENATSVSLMNLTTTPLCNLSDIPPDGIKSKAVVVKWGTCHILEKARIAQTGGAEALLVANNSVLFPPSGNKSEFHDVKILIAFISRKDFIDMKQTLGDNITVKMYSPSWPNFDYTMVVIFVIAVFTVALGGYWSGLIELESMKAVTNTEDRETRRKKDEYLTFSPLTVVIFVVVCCVMMVLLYFFYKWLVYVMIAIFCIASAMSLYNCLAALIRKIPCGQCTFMFRGKSIEVRLILLSGLCIAVAVVWAVFRNEDRWAWILQDILGIAFCLNLIKTLKLPNFKSCVILLGLLLLYDVFFVFITPFITKNGESIMVELAAGPFGNNEKNDGNLVEATAQPSAPHEKLPVVIRVPKLAYFSVMSVCLMPVSILGFGDIIVPGLLVAYCRRFDVQTGSSSIYYVSSTIAYAVGMILTFVVLVLMKKGQPALLYLVPCTLVTASIVAWRRKEMKKFWKGSGYQVMDHLDYATNEENPVTAGEQIVQQ; via the exons ATGCTATATAACCCTCAGTGGACATCTCTTCCGAATACTCTAGAAAATGCA ACTTCTGTCAGTTTGATGAATCTGACTACCACACCACTATGCAACCTTTCTGATATTCCGCCTGATGGAATAAAGAGCAAAGCTGTTGTGGTAAAGTGGGGAACCTGCCATATTCTTGAAAAAGCCAGAATTGCACAAACAGGAGGTGCTGAAGCATTGTTGGTTGCCAATAACAGTGTCCta tttccacCCTCAGGGAACAAATCTGAATTTCATGATGTGAAAATACTGATTGCATTTATAAGCCGTAAAGACTTCATAGATATGAAGCAG acTCTTGGAGATAACATTACTGTGAAAATGTATTCTCCATCATGGCCTAACTTTGACTATACTATGGTGGTTATTTTTGTAATTGCTGTGTTCACTGTGGCATTAGGAGGATACTGGAGTGGACTAATTGAATT GGAGAGCATGAAGGCAGTGACAAACACTGAAGATAGAGAAACGAGGAGAAAGAAGGACGAATATTTAACTTTTAGTCCTCTAACAGTTGTAATATTTGTGGTTGTCTGCTGTGTTATGATGGTCTTACTTTATTTCTTCTACAAATGGTTGG tttatgtTATGATAGCAATTTTCTGCATAGCATCAGCAATGAGTCTGTACAACTGTCTTGCTGCACTAATTCGTAAGATACCATGTGGACAATGCAC GTTTATGTTTCGTGGCAAAAGCATTGAAGTGAGACTTATTTTGCTCTCTGGACTATGCATAGCAGTAGCTGTTGTTTGGGCCGTATTTAGAAATGAAGATAG GTGGGCTTGGATTTTGCAGGATATCTTGGGGATTGCTTTCTGTCTGAATTTAATTAAAACACTGAAGTTACCCAACTTCAAG tCATGTGTGATACTTCTAGGCCTTCTCCTCCTCTAtgatgtgttttttgttttcataacacCATTCATCACAAAG AATGGCGAGAGTATCATGGTTGAACTTGCAGCTGGACCTTTTGGAAATAATGAAAAG AATGATGGAAACTTGGTGGAAGCCACTGCTCAACCCTCAGCTCCCCATGAGAAA TTGCCAGTAGTCATCAGGGTGCCAAAGCTGGCCTATTTCTCAGTAATGAGTGTGTGCCTCATGCCAGTTTCAATACTGGGTTTTGGGGATATTATTGTACCAG gtctGTTGGTTGCATACTGTAGAAGATTTGATGTTCAGACTGGTTCTTCTTCTATATACTATGTTTCCTCCACAATtg CCTATGCTGTTGGCATGATACTTACATTTGTTGTTCTGGTGCTGATGAAAAAGGGGCAGCCTGCTCTCCTCTATTTAGTTCCTTGCACACTTGTTACTGCCTCAATTGTTGCTTGGAGAcgtaaggaaatgaaaaagttctggaaaggTAGTGGCTATCAG
- the SPPL2A gene encoding signal peptide peptidase-like 2A isoform X3, with the protein MWDLIPEVGSRCPEPKADAQPLAIQASLISYFLCIIQVLGKTAAQEAILHASGNGKLLPSKDYCMLYNPQWTSLPNTLENATSVSLMNLTTTPLCNLSDIPPDGIKSKAVVVKWGTCHILEKARIAQTGGAEALLVANNSVLFPPSGNKSEFHDVKILIAFISRKDFIDMKQTLGDNITVKMYSPSWPNFDYTMVVIFVIAVFTVALGGYWSGLIELESMKAVTNTEDRETRRKKDEYLTFSPLTVVIFVVVCCVMMVLLYFFYKWLVYVMIAIFCIASAMSLYNCLAALIRKIPCGQCTFMFRGKSIEVRLILLSGLCIAVAVVWAVFRNEDRWAWILQDILGIAFCLNLIKTLKLPNFKSCVILLGLLLLYDVFFVFITPFITKNGESIMVELAAGPFGNNEKLPVVIRVPKLAYFSVMSVCLMPVSILGFGDIIVPGLLVAYCRRFDVQTGSSSIYYVSSTIAYAVGMILTFVVLVLMKKGQPALLYLVPCTLVTASIVAWRRKEMKKFWKGSGYQVMDHLDYATNEENPVTAGEQIVQQ; encoded by the exons atgtgggacttgatcccggaagtGGGATCacgatgccctgagccaaaggcagatgctcaaccgctagccatccaggcgtccctcatctcATATTTCCTGTGCATCATACAAGTACTTGGCAAG ACAGCTGCTCAGGAAGCAATCCTGCATGCGTCTGGAAATGGCAAACTTTTACCATCTAAGGACTACTGCATGCTATATAACCCTCAGTGGACATCTCTTCCGAATACTCTAGAAAATGCA ACTTCTGTCAGTTTGATGAATCTGACTACCACACCACTATGCAACCTTTCTGATATTCCGCCTGATGGAATAAAGAGCAAAGCTGTTGTGGTAAAGTGGGGAACCTGCCATATTCTTGAAAAAGCCAGAATTGCACAAACAGGAGGTGCTGAAGCATTGTTGGTTGCCAATAACAGTGTCCta tttccacCCTCAGGGAACAAATCTGAATTTCATGATGTGAAAATACTGATTGCATTTATAAGCCGTAAAGACTTCATAGATATGAAGCAG acTCTTGGAGATAACATTACTGTGAAAATGTATTCTCCATCATGGCCTAACTTTGACTATACTATGGTGGTTATTTTTGTAATTGCTGTGTTCACTGTGGCATTAGGAGGATACTGGAGTGGACTAATTGAATT GGAGAGCATGAAGGCAGTGACAAACACTGAAGATAGAGAAACGAGGAGAAAGAAGGACGAATATTTAACTTTTAGTCCTCTAACAGTTGTAATATTTGTGGTTGTCTGCTGTGTTATGATGGTCTTACTTTATTTCTTCTACAAATGGTTGG tttatgtTATGATAGCAATTTTCTGCATAGCATCAGCAATGAGTCTGTACAACTGTCTTGCTGCACTAATTCGTAAGATACCATGTGGACAATGCAC GTTTATGTTTCGTGGCAAAAGCATTGAAGTGAGACTTATTTTGCTCTCTGGACTATGCATAGCAGTAGCTGTTGTTTGGGCCGTATTTAGAAATGAAGATAG GTGGGCTTGGATTTTGCAGGATATCTTGGGGATTGCTTTCTGTCTGAATTTAATTAAAACACTGAAGTTACCCAACTTCAAG tCATGTGTGATACTTCTAGGCCTTCTCCTCCTCTAtgatgtgttttttgttttcataacacCATTCATCACAAAG AATGGCGAGAGTATCATGGTTGAACTTGCAGCTGGACCTTTTGGAAATAATGAAAAG TTGCCAGTAGTCATCAGGGTGCCAAAGCTGGCCTATTTCTCAGTAATGAGTGTGTGCCTCATGCCAGTTTCAATACTGGGTTTTGGGGATATTATTGTACCAG gtctGTTGGTTGCATACTGTAGAAGATTTGATGTTCAGACTGGTTCTTCTTCTATATACTATGTTTCCTCCACAATtg CCTATGCTGTTGGCATGATACTTACATTTGTTGTTCTGGTGCTGATGAAAAAGGGGCAGCCTGCTCTCCTCTATTTAGTTCCTTGCACACTTGTTACTGCCTCAATTGTTGCTTGGAGAcgtaaggaaatgaaaaagttctggaaaggTAGTGGCTATCAG